In Gouania willdenowi chromosome 15, fGouWil2.1, whole genome shotgun sequence, one DNA window encodes the following:
- the anxa11a gene encoding annexin A11a, whose protein sequence is MSYPGYPPAAGGYPPQPGAYPQQPGAYPPQPGAYPPQAGGYPPQPSGYPPQPGGYPQQPGGYPPQAGGYPPQAGGYPPQAGCYPPQPGSFPQAPPTGGWGGGPTGGYPSIGLDSLSNPGFNQGMPGGPQLGPGMGYPGQPGQPMPGYPRAPSPNPSMPGFGAAPGYPQLPSMPASGGSSMPIVPVVSKGFRGTIKDFPGADPLKDVEVLRKAMKGFGTDEQAIINLLGSRSSKQRVPMLRAYKTSYGKDLIKDLHSELSGDFRKLVMAMMKSPTEFDASEINSAIKGAGTDEACLIEILSSRSNAEIKEINRIYKAEYKKSLEDAIVSDTSGHFRRLLVSLAQGNRDEREHVDISLAKQDAQALYAAGEKKLGTDESKFNAILCARSKAHLRTVFLEYQQMSGRDIEKSINREMSGDLESGMLAVVKCIKNTPGYFAERLYKSMKGAGTKDRTLIRIMVSRSEVDLLDIRKEYLKNYGKSLYTDISGDTSGDYKKLLLKLCGGSD, encoded by the exons ATGAGTTACCCTGGATACCCTCCTGCTGCGGGTGGATACCCCCCTCAGCCTGGAGCCTACCCCCAACAACCCGGTGCTTACCCTCCCCAACCTGGAGCTTACCCTCCCCAAGCAGGGGGCTACCCACCACAGCCCAGCGGCTACCCACCTCAACCTGGAGGCTATCCCCAACAACCAGGAGGATATCCCCCACAAGCAGGGGGCTATCCCCCACAAGCAGGAGGATATCCACCACAAGCCGGGTGCTATCCACCCCAGCCTGGATCATTCCCACAAGCACCCCCTACAG GAGGCTGGGGAGGTGGTCCGACTGGAGGATATCCCTCCATTGGTCTCGACAGTTTATCCAACCCAGGATTCAACCAAGGCATG CCTGGAGGGCCTCAACTAGGTCCAGGGATGGGTTACCCGGGTCAGCCAGGACAGCCAATGCCTGGGTATCCTCGTGCACCCTCACCCAACCCATCCATGCCTGGTTTTGGAGCAGCACCAGGTTACCCTCAGCTTCCATCCATGCCTGCCAGCGGAGGCAGCTCCATGCCAATAGTCCCAGTAGTCAGC AAAGGATTCAGAGGGACGATAAAAGACTTTCCCGGAGCCGACCCCCTCAAAGATGTGGAGGTCCTAAGAAAGGCCATGAAGGGCTTTG GAACTGATGAGCAAGCCATTATCAACTTACTGGGGAGTCGTTCCAGCAAACAGCGTGTACCTATGCTCCGAGCTTATAAAACCTCCTATGGAAAG GATCTGATTAAAGACCTGCACTCAGAGCTGTCTGGGGACTTCAGGAAGCTGGTCATGGCCATGATGAAGAGCCCAACAGAGTTTGATGCATCTGAAATCAACTCTGCCATAAAG GGAGCTGGAACTGATGAGGCGTGTCTGATTGAGATTCTGTCTTCTCGCTCCAACGCTGAAATCAAGGAGATAAATCGCATTTACAAAGCAG AATACAAGAAGTCACTCGAGGATGCCATTGTCAGCGACACCTCAGGCCACTTTCGCAGACTGTTGGTCTCTCTGGCTCAG gGAAATCGAGATGAACGGGAACATGTCGACATCTCACTGGCAAAACAAGATGCTCAG GCCTTGTACGCTGCTGGAGAAAAGAAACTAGGCACAGATGAATCCAAATTCAATGCTATTCTATGCGCCAGGAGCAAAGCCCATCTCAGAACAG tgtttCTTGAATATCAGCAAATGAGTGGCAGAGACATTGAGAAGAGTATTAATAGGGAGATGTCTGGAGACCTTGAGAGTGGCATGTTGGCAGTGG tCAAGTGTATTAAAAACACCCCAGGATACTTTGCTGAGAGACTTTACAAGTCCATGAAG GGGGCTGGGACCAAAGACCGGACGCTGATCCGGATCATGGTTTCTCGATCTGAGGTTGACCTGCTGGATATTCGCAAAGAATATCTCAAGAACTACGGCAAGTCATTGTACACGGACATCTCT GGAGACACATCAGGAGACTACAAGAAACTCCTCTTGAAGCTATGTGGGGGCAGTGACTGA